Proteins encoded together in one Bactrocera neohumeralis isolate Rockhampton chromosome 4, APGP_CSIRO_Bneo_wtdbg2-racon-allhic-juicebox.fasta_v2, whole genome shotgun sequence window:
- the LOC126757640 gene encoding LOW QUALITY PROTEIN: uncharacterized protein LOC126757640 (The sequence of the model RefSeq protein was modified relative to this genomic sequence to represent the inferred CDS: deleted 2 bases in 1 codon), giving the protein MQPSEILCLVICLKLFVRAFGDTAASDIGTLDEKKCSNARKGCCDNLHIIFDEVTAKCVLLHKDKIPAEDEKSPTKLIGFLSCLVECIYKSRNYLTKAEDIDMQAVKEDVAITYADRPKEQQYYIEMYDYCRKDAAKIYGQIKGNPASKIFFKKACKPYYTFVYLCQAEYHKKTTCPYFTWEGDEKPPTKQECKSAKDQCYKIDGLTPPEEYEFDP; this is encoded by the exons ATGCAGCCAAGTGAGATTTTGTGCCTTGTGATATGTCTGAAG CTGTTTGTCAGAGCATTTGGGGACACGGCTGCCAGCGATATTGGCACGCTCGATGAGAAAAAGTGCAGCAACGCG CGCAAAGGCTGCTGCGACAATTTACATATAATCTTCGATGAGGTAACAGCGAAATGCGTGCTCTTACACAAGGACAAAATTCCGGCGGAGGACGAGAAAAGCCCCACTAAATTGATTGGCTTTTTATCa TGTTTAGTCGAGTGCATTTATAAAAGTCgcaattatttgaccaaa gCTGAGGATATTGATATGCAAGCTGTGAAGGAGGATGTGGCGATTACGTATGCGGATCGTCCCAAAGAGCAGCAATATTATATTGAAATGTACGATTATTGTCGCAAAGATG CTGCAAAGATTTACGGACAGATTAAGGGCAATCCCGCCAGCAAGATTTTCTTTAAGAAAGCCTGCAAACCTTATTACACATTCGTCTATTTATGCCAAGCTGAGTATCATAAGAAGACAACGTGTCCATATTTTACTTGGGAAGGTGacgaaaaaccaccaacaaaGCAAGAATGTAAATCGGCAAAGGATCAATGTTATAAGATCGATGGTTTAACTCCACCGGAGGAATATGAGTTCGACCCTTAA